The Devosia sp. MC521 genome has a segment encoding these proteins:
- the chvE gene encoding multiple monosaccharide ABC transporter substrate-binding protein, with amino-acid sequence MLALVGAAVLSTTALSGVFAQDKGSVGIAMPTQSSLRWISDGNELKGALEGMGYTVDLQYAEDDIPNQLAQIENMVTKGVDALVIASIDGTTLSAVLQQAADQGVKVVAYDRLIRESGNVDYYTTFDNFQVGVLQANSLVKGLEERFADQKPWNVELFGGSPDDNNAFFFYDGAMSVLQPLIDSGDVVVKSGQQGMDVVGTLRWDGAVAQARMDNILSANYSDGSIVHGVLAPYDGLSRGIISSLRGVGYGSGDLKWPIVTGQDAEVPSVKAIIAGEQYSTIFKDTRELAQYTAQLLDTVIGGSEPTGLDTTTYDNGVKVVPSILLTPYEVDANNYEERVIASGYIKAEELQ; translated from the coding sequence ATTCTGGCACTCGTTGGTGCTGCTGTTCTTTCGACCACTGCGCTGTCGGGCGTTTTCGCTCAGGACAAGGGCTCGGTTGGTATCGCTATGCCGACCCAGTCGTCTTTGCGCTGGATCTCGGACGGCAATGAACTCAAGGGTGCGCTTGAAGGCATGGGCTACACCGTCGATCTGCAATACGCAGAAGACGATATCCCGAACCAGCTCGCGCAGATCGAAAACATGGTCACCAAGGGCGTGGACGCTCTGGTTATCGCTTCGATCGACGGCACCACGCTTTCCGCTGTTCTGCAGCAGGCTGCTGATCAGGGCGTCAAGGTTGTTGCCTATGACCGCCTGATCCGCGAAAGCGGCAATGTCGACTACTACACCACTTTCGACAACTTCCAGGTTGGTGTTTTGCAGGCGAACAGCCTTGTAAAGGGCCTCGAAGAACGCTTCGCAGACCAGAAGCCTTGGAACGTTGAACTGTTCGGCGGCTCGCCAGACGACAACAACGCTTTCTTCTTCTACGACGGCGCAATGTCTGTTCTGCAGCCACTGATCGACAGCGGTGACGTTGTCGTTAAGTCCGGCCAGCAGGGCATGGACGTTGTCGGTACCCTGCGTTGGGACGGTGCTGTTGCACAGGCTCGCATGGACAACATCCTGTCGGCTAATTACTCCGATGGCTCGATCGTACACGGCGTTCTGGCACCATACGATGGTCTGTCGCGCGGTATCATCTCCTCGCTCCGTGGCGTTGGCTATGGCTCTGGCGACCTGAAGTGGCCAATCGTGACCGGTCAGGACGCTGAAGTTCCTTCGGTTAAGGCGATCATCGCTGGCGAACAGTACTCGACCATTTTCAAGGACACCCGCGAACTGGCTCAGTACACCGCGCAGCTCCTCGACACCGTTATCGGCGGCAGCGAGCCAACAGGCCTCGACACCACCACCTATGACAACGGCGTCAAGGTTGTGCCTTCGATCCTGCTGACCCCATACGAAGTTGACGCGAACAACTACGAAGAACGCGTTATCGCTTCCGGTTACATCAAGGCCGAAGAACTCCAGTAA
- a CDS encoding FadR/GntR family transcriptional regulator, protein MFDNNAPSPAPSDATVSAADSVARDLADMILTQMVPGASLPSEAELATRYGVSRLTIREAVKLLAGRGLLDLARGRRAVVREPDGSVFADFLTAILHNDSKGLFDLVEVRFSLEMQSATLAAKRVNRAGLTAIETTLERMRQSAASDSPDAEADFHNADIAFHEAIALASGNRVLGYLFEAMSGPLRNGVRISRHGQAARGHTIQDTINAHQLILDAIRSGNGRAAGEAMRVHLKDTESDIRAALASMTNLRPTQTDLPR, encoded by the coding sequence ATGTTTGATAATAACGCGCCATCGCCCGCGCCGAGCGATGCCACTGTCAGCGCCGCAGATTCGGTCGCTCGCGATCTGGCAGACATGATCCTGACGCAGATGGTGCCCGGCGCGAGCCTGCCCAGCGAAGCCGAGTTAGCAACACGTTATGGCGTGTCGCGCCTCACCATCCGCGAGGCGGTCAAACTCTTGGCCGGCCGCGGCCTGCTGGACTTGGCGCGAGGACGGCGCGCGGTTGTGCGCGAGCCAGATGGTTCGGTCTTCGCTGATTTCCTCACAGCCATATTGCACAATGATAGCAAGGGGCTTTTCGACCTCGTCGAGGTGCGTTTCTCGCTAGAAATGCAATCCGCCACTCTTGCTGCCAAGCGCGTCAACCGCGCCGGGCTGACCGCAATCGAAACCACTTTGGAGCGCATGCGCCAGTCTGCCGCCTCCGACAGTCCGGACGCAGAAGCCGATTTTCATAACGCGGACATTGCCTTTCACGAGGCCATTGCCCTCGCCAGTGGCAATCGCGTTTTAGGCTATCTGTTCGAGGCCATGTCCGGTCCCCTGCGCAATGGCGTTCGCATCAGCCGTCACGGCCAGGCCGCGCGCGGCCACACGATCCAAGACACGATAAATGCCCACCAGCTCATTCTCGACGCCATTCGATCCGGCAATGGGCGCGCGGCCGGTGAAGCCATGCGTGTCCATCTCAAGGACACCGAATCCGACATCCGCGCCGCGCTTGCCAGCATGACCAATCTACGCCCCACCCAGACCGACCTGCCCCGATAA
- a CDS encoding FGGY-family carbohydrate kinase, with translation MSQDLLIGVDVGTGSARAGLFDKAGKLLSRHEVPISMRRSDAHHAEHDSEEIWSTVCQAVRAILNHAKADPAAVVGIAFDATCSLVVRDADGVPVTVSPDGNARWDTIVWLDHRAIAEAEECTRTGHRVLSSIGGVMSPEMEVPKLMWLKRHLPQSWSRAKQIFDLADFLSWKATGSNQRSLCTLATKWTYQSGDGAGWQHDFFEQIGLEDIVDRTSIPPHPTPVGGDLGPLTSKAATELGLTTKCHVGAGVVDAYSGALATLGPLTSTPLDLNRHCALIAGTSSCVMTMAPDRAPTPGVWGPHHGTILGGYWQMEGGQSASGALLDHIVRWHAAGGDPTAERHRDIIDRVQQLRAIEGSNLAKRLHVVPDFHGNRSPLANPNALGVISGLTLDSDFDSLCRLYWRTCVGIALGIRHILDAINTGPYAIDTIHVIGGHTKNPLLMELYAEATGCTVIEPNTPDATLLGMAMAAANAAGLYDGLAQATIAMHQGDTAHTPHRKDEIAFSRDYDIFLKMLAHRAELDAYA, from the coding sequence GTGTCACAGGATCTTCTGATTGGCGTCGATGTCGGCACAGGCAGCGCCCGCGCCGGGCTTTTCGACAAAGCAGGCAAGCTTTTATCGCGCCACGAAGTCCCCATCTCGATGCGGCGCTCAGATGCCCATCACGCAGAACATGATAGCGAAGAAATTTGGTCCACTGTCTGCCAGGCCGTGAGGGCAATTCTCAATCACGCCAAAGCCGATCCTGCCGCAGTCGTCGGCATCGCTTTCGATGCCACCTGTTCGCTGGTCGTCCGGGATGCAGACGGCGTGCCAGTTACGGTTTCCCCTGATGGCAACGCGCGTTGGGATACTATTGTCTGGCTCGACCATCGCGCCATTGCCGAGGCTGAAGAATGCACCCGCACGGGCCACCGCGTGCTCTCCTCCATCGGCGGCGTGATGTCGCCGGAAATGGAAGTACCGAAGCTGATGTGGCTCAAGCGTCACCTGCCCCAATCTTGGTCACGCGCCAAACAGATCTTTGATTTGGCAGACTTTCTCTCTTGGAAGGCCACTGGCTCAAATCAGCGCTCGCTCTGCACCCTTGCCACCAAATGGACCTATCAATCCGGAGATGGCGCGGGCTGGCAGCACGACTTTTTTGAACAAATCGGCCTCGAGGATATCGTCGATCGCACCAGCATCCCGCCGCATCCTACCCCTGTCGGGGGCGATCTGGGCCCCTTGACCTCTAAGGCTGCGACGGAGCTCGGCTTAACCACGAAATGCCACGTCGGCGCAGGCGTCGTTGATGCCTATTCAGGCGCGCTGGCCACTCTTGGCCCGCTGACCAGTACCCCACTCGACCTCAATCGCCACTGCGCCCTAATTGCGGGCACCTCAAGTTGCGTGATGACCATGGCACCCGACCGCGCGCCCACGCCGGGCGTTTGGGGGCCTCACCATGGAACAATCCTAGGCGGCTACTGGCAAATGGAAGGTGGGCAATCGGCCTCCGGCGCCCTGCTCGATCACATTGTCCGTTGGCACGCTGCGGGCGGCGACCCCACAGCCGAGCGTCATCGCGACATTATTGATCGCGTTCAGCAGTTGCGCGCCATCGAGGGCTCCAACTTGGCCAAGCGCCTTCACGTCGTCCCCGATTTCCATGGCAATCGTTCACCCCTAGCAAACCCAAATGCTTTGGGCGTCATTTCTGGGCTAACCCTCGATAGTGACTTTGATAGCCTCTGCCGCCTTTACTGGCGGACATGTGTTGGCATAGCCCTAGGCATTCGTCACATTCTCGACGCCATCAACACCGGCCCCTATGCGATTGACACGATCCACGTCATCGGCGGTCACACCAAAAATCCACTATTGATGGAGCTTTACGCTGAGGCGACCGGCTGCACAGTGATCGAGCCCAACACTCCAGACGCAACGCTCTTGGGCATGGCCATGGCCGCCGCAAATGCCGCCGGGCTATATGATGGCCTGGCGCAAGCGACCATTGCGATGCACCAAGGCGACACCGCCCACACACCCCACCGCAAGGACGAAATCGCATTTTCTCGCGACTACGATATCTTCTTGAAAATGCTCGCGCATCGCGCCGAGCTGGATGCCTACGCATAA
- a CDS encoding DUF3309 family protein yields the protein MTLGTILLIILILLLVGALPNWGYSRNFGYFPSGILGVILVVVIILLLMGRI from the coding sequence ATGACACTAGGCACCATACTTCTTATTATTCTCATCTTGCTTCTGGTCGGCGCACTGCCCAATTGGGGCTACTCGCGTAACTTTGGCTATTTCCCGTCCGGCATTCTGGGCGTGATTTTGGTCGTCGTGATCATCCTGCTGCTGATGGGACGAATTTAG
- a CDS encoding DUF883 family protein: protein MAISDVTTAAAKAKSTTREAELELQISQLREDIKSITDTVGKLANSKTEEAKGKLNEVKDAAANELEHLKAKGQDLIGEAQGQAEQYEKQLKDTIREKPLTSVATAVGIGFVLALLTR from the coding sequence ATGGCAATTTCAGACGTAACCACCGCAGCGGCCAAAGCGAAAAGCACAACGCGCGAAGCAGAACTAGAGCTTCAGATTTCACAACTGCGCGAAGACATTAAGTCGATCACGGACACTGTTGGTAAACTGGCAAACAGCAAGACTGAAGAAGCCAAGGGCAAGCTAAACGAAGTTAAAGACGCTGCAGCCAATGAACTTGAACACCTCAAGGCCAAAGGCCAGGACCTGATCGGCGAAGCCCAGGGTCAGGCTGAGCAGTATGAAAAGCAGCTCAAGGACACCATTCGTGAAAAGCCACTGACCTCGGTTGCGACTGCAGTGGGTATTGGCTTCGTCCTCGCCCTTCTGACACGGTAA
- a CDS encoding diacylglycerol kinase family protein — MRFRMILNRDGGTLKTTDLDAFTALATTSFEAEGHKLECVQVRGNEVEAALQAAAEDDGVDGIIAGGGDGTISVAAAVAYHCGKPLGVLPAGTMNMFARAIGGPMDLTAAISALAAGRIAHVDVATANGRPFVFQFGVGVHARLVRIRNSMTYHGRIGKMLASLRAVFSSMVNPPRFAVEIETAQGLVSQHSSGLAVSNNPVGAGGLPVAARLDSGKLGVYVAGALTSNALLGLVKDIVTGQWRDNPSVTEIEARKVVLTFPKRKRGVFAVIDGELIPLEEKVVLELKPLSLAIVQPATVV, encoded by the coding sequence TTGCGCTTCCGCATGATCCTCAACCGGGATGGTGGAACGCTGAAAACCACAGACCTTGACGCTTTCACCGCGCTGGCGACGACCAGTTTTGAGGCGGAAGGGCACAAGCTCGAGTGTGTGCAGGTCCGTGGCAATGAGGTCGAGGCAGCATTGCAGGCGGCCGCAGAGGACGATGGGGTGGACGGCATTATAGCCGGTGGTGGCGATGGAACGATCTCCGTCGCCGCAGCTGTGGCCTACCACTGCGGCAAGCCGCTGGGTGTTCTGCCAGCGGGGACAATGAACATGTTCGCGCGCGCCATAGGTGGGCCGATGGACCTGACGGCGGCGATTAGCGCTTTGGCTGCGGGGCGCATAGCCCATGTCGACGTCGCAACGGCCAATGGCCGACCGTTCGTCTTTCAGTTTGGTGTCGGCGTTCATGCACGGCTGGTGCGGATCCGTAATTCGATGACCTATCATGGCCGGATCGGCAAAATGCTGGCGAGTCTGCGCGCGGTGTTTTCTTCAATGGTGAACCCGCCGCGCTTTGCGGTTGAAATCGAAACGGCGCAGGGCTTGGTGTCCCAGCATAGCTCTGGCTTGGCCGTCTCCAACAACCCGGTTGGTGCTGGTGGATTGCCGGTGGCAGCGCGGCTCGATAGCGGCAAGCTCGGCGTCTATGTGGCTGGTGCCCTGACATCCAACGCGCTGTTGGGGCTCGTGAAAGATATCGTCACCGGACAATGGCGGGACAATCCATCGGTCACGGAGATTGAGGCGCGCAAGGTCGTGCTGACGTTTCCCAAGCGCAAACGCGGCGTGTTCGCCGTGATCGATGGGGAATTGATACCGCTGGAAGAGAAGGTGGTGCTCGAATTAAAACCACTGTCTCTGGCAATTGTTCAGCCAGCGACAGTGGTTTGA
- a CDS encoding CHASE3 domain-containing protein — protein MLRPQMRRVAIWSSLALVCLGVVTSLLLLRGFERQLEDVTKTFAVRTSASQLSQSLVEAEANQRGYLLTGDEQFYQAYQSAIAGISDDADTLLTMTEDDRAQHARLEGITGSFVGKLAEMQRVVELARLNEGGQALNLLETGLGARLMSEVTQTLADFVAEEDEKLAQRNEAIRQTRSLSAFAMIAAVFASVVLAYSLLARTQRQVSLLAMERHGLKSQNELLESEVAERTKVIEEAKTLAEKERERVETLLQDMNHRIGNSLATVSSLLALQAMRSNSDKVKTALEAARQRVHAIASAHRRLRLGDDLETTSAAEFLGAVVEDIAGTQADSGRVSISAEIEPIEVGARDATTLGILVGELITNALKHAFPNGQSGAIIVKLYKGDDGIAVLDVEDNGAGLQNETSDEGLGSVIVKQLSNQFGGEPKYIRRDTGGLTVRITMPQLGQLLHGHEA, from the coding sequence ATGTTGCGCCCGCAAATGCGCAGGGTCGCTATTTGGTCGTCTTTGGCCTTGGTGTGCTTGGGCGTTGTGACGTCACTGCTTTTGCTGCGTGGCTTCGAGCGTCAGCTTGAAGATGTCACCAAGACCTTCGCTGTGCGGACATCTGCTAGTCAATTGAGCCAATCGCTTGTTGAGGCGGAAGCGAACCAGCGTGGCTATCTGCTCACCGGCGATGAGCAATTTTATCAGGCGTATCAATCCGCTATCGCTGGCATTAGTGACGATGCCGACACTCTACTGACCATGACAGAAGACGACCGCGCCCAACACGCGCGGCTTGAGGGCATTACGGGTTCCTTCGTGGGTAAGCTCGCCGAGATGCAGCGGGTTGTCGAACTCGCGCGGCTGAATGAAGGCGGGCAAGCGCTCAATCTTTTGGAGACTGGGCTCGGTGCGCGGTTGATGAGTGAAGTCACTCAGACGCTGGCGGACTTTGTGGCCGAAGAAGACGAAAAGCTCGCACAGAGAAACGAGGCGATCCGTCAGACAAGAAGCCTATCCGCTTTCGCGATGATCGCCGCAGTGTTCGCCTCCGTGGTGTTGGCCTATTCGTTACTGGCGCGCACGCAGCGCCAGGTGAGCCTCTTGGCGATGGAACGGCATGGCCTGAAATCGCAGAACGAATTGCTCGAGTCCGAGGTCGCGGAACGAACAAAGGTTATCGAAGAGGCTAAAACTCTTGCTGAAAAGGAACGGGAACGCGTCGAGACGCTTCTGCAGGATATGAACCATCGTATCGGCAATTCCTTGGCAACGGTCTCGTCTCTCCTCGCTTTGCAGGCAATGCGCTCTAACTCCGATAAGGTGAAGACTGCGCTTGAGGCAGCGCGTCAACGCGTCCACGCCATCGCTTCCGCACATAGGCGTTTGCGACTGGGTGACGATCTTGAAACCACGAGCGCGGCTGAGTTTTTGGGTGCGGTGGTCGAGGACATCGCCGGCACCCAAGCGGACAGTGGGCGTGTCAGCATTTCCGCTGAAATTGAACCCATCGAGGTTGGTGCGCGAGATGCAACGACCTTGGGCATCCTCGTCGGCGAATTGATTACCAACGCGCTCAAGCATGCGTTTCCCAATGGCCAGAGCGGGGCCATCATCGTCAAGCTTTACAAGGGTGATGATGGGATTGCCGTTCTTGACGTCGAGGACAATGGTGCGGGGCTGCAGAATGAAACGAGCGATGAGGGGCTTGGATCGGTTATCGTCAAGCAGCTCTCCAATCAGTTTGGCGGGGAACCGAAGTACATACGCCGCGATACCGGTGGTCTGACCGTGCGTATCACCATGCCGCAGCTGGGGCAGTTGCTCCACGGTCACGAGGCCTAG
- a CDS encoding RNA polymerase sigma factor, with protein sequence MAAETPSFKREMLATLPSLRAFAVSLTGKHDKADDLVQDTVMKAWAKQSSFEMGTNIKAWLFTILRNEFYSQMRKRGREVQDSDGAFTERLSVHPSQYGSMDLEDFKKALAQLPDDQREAVILIGASGFSYEEAAAICDCAVGTMKSRVSRARSRLTDILKVSGESDYGPDAVSAQVTSGNHSF encoded by the coding sequence ATGGCAGCCGAGACTCCCTCGTTTAAGAGAGAAATGCTGGCGACCTTGCCCAGTCTTCGCGCGTTTGCTGTGTCTTTGACCGGCAAGCACGACAAGGCTGATGACCTGGTGCAGGATACCGTTATGAAAGCGTGGGCGAAGCAGTCCAGCTTTGAGATGGGCACCAATATCAAGGCATGGCTTTTCACCATTCTTCGCAATGAGTTTTATAGCCAGATGCGCAAGCGCGGCCGCGAGGTGCAAGATAGCGACGGTGCTTTTACCGAACGACTATCGGTGCATCCTTCGCAGTATGGCTCCATGGATCTTGAGGATTTCAAGAAGGCGCTAGCGCAGCTGCCAGATGATCAGCGTGAAGCGGTTATTCTGATCGGTGCTTCGGGCTTCTCCTACGAAGAAGCGGCAGCCATCTGTGATTGCGCGGTGGGAACCATGAAGAGCCGGGTCTCCAGAGCACGGTCGCGCCTCACTGATATTCTCAAAGTCAGCGGCGAGTCTGACTATGGTCCGGATGCTGTTTCAGCGCAGGTGACATCAGGAAACCACTCGTTCTAG
- a CDS encoding NepR family anti-sigma factor, which yields MTKDNRVTQPNMRKHEGRVDDGLGPNSDIGSRLRALYGAVQDEGVPDQLLDLLEKLDEAERAQAASAQTGGE from the coding sequence ATGACAAAGGATAATCGTGTGACTCAGCCGAACATGCGAAAGCATGAGGGGCGGGTAGACGACGGGTTGGGGCCGAATTCCGATATTGGTTCGCGTTTGCGTGCTCTTTATGGAGCAGTGCAGGACGAGGGGGTTCCTGACCAACTTCTAGATTTACTAGAAAAACTTGATGAGGCCGAAAGGGCTCAAGCTGCTAGTGCCCAAACGGGTGGGGAGTAA
- a CDS encoding response regulator gives MSLSMRIAPHLPYLRRFSRAVTGSQTSGDAYVAATLETLIADISLFPEASSDRIAIYKLFSALFSSSAITIPSPVSSFIWEQRAASNLANLAPRPRQAFLLVAVEGFTNDQAAEILDVSAEEFTVLLREASTDISRQVATEIMIIEDEPLIAMDIEQMVESLGHKVVSIARTHKEAVAMFNDTKPRMILADIQLADGSSGIDAVNDILNAASVPVIFITAFPERLLTGERPEPTFLVTKPFNPDMVKALISQALFFDEGSRAAA, from the coding sequence ATGTCACTATCTATGCGGATTGCGCCGCACCTGCCCTACCTCCGTCGTTTTTCGCGCGCAGTGACTGGCTCACAAACTTCTGGCGACGCCTATGTCGCCGCTACTCTAGAAACTCTGATTGCCGATATTAGCCTATTTCCAGAAGCGTCTAGCGATCGCATAGCGATCTACAAACTCTTCTCGGCCTTGTTCTCCTCCTCTGCCATTACGATCCCATCGCCTGTTTCCAGTTTCATTTGGGAGCAGCGTGCGGCGTCTAACCTTGCCAATTTGGCCCCGCGCCCGCGCCAGGCATTTTTGCTGGTTGCAGTCGAAGGTTTCACCAATGATCAGGCTGCAGAAATTCTTGATGTGAGCGCTGAAGAGTTCACAGTTCTCCTGCGCGAAGCCTCGACCGACATCTCCCGTCAGGTCGCGACCGAAATTATGATCATTGAAGATGAACCGCTCATCGCAATGGACATTGAGCAGATGGTCGAAAGCCTCGGCCATAAGGTAGTTAGCATTGCCCGCACCCACAAAGAAGCTGTGGCGATGTTCAATGACACCAAGCCACGAATGATCCTAGCCGACATTCAGCTTGCTGACGGAAGCTCGGGCATTGATGCGGTAAATGACATTCTCAACGCTGCGTCCGTGCCGGTCATTTTCATCACAGCCTTCCCAGAACGGCTGCTCACAGGTGAACGTCCGGAGCCGACCTTCCTCGTTACCAAGCCGTTCAACCCAGACATGGTCAAGGCGTTGATCAGTCAGGCCCTATTCTTTGACGAAGGTTCCCGGGCGGCAGCATGA
- a CDS encoding DUF1328 domain-containing protein, whose translation MLYYALVFLVIALIAGVLGFGGIAGASAGIAQILFFLFLAFLVISLVIGLMRRKT comes from the coding sequence ATGCTGTACTACGCTCTCGTATTCCTCGTTATCGCTCTTATCGCTGGCGTGCTCGGCTTCGGCGGCATTGCAGGCGCCTCTGCGGGCATCGCGCAGATTCTGTTCTTCCTGTTCTTGGCCTTCCTCGTCATATCGCTGGTCATCGGCCTGATGCGCCGTAAAACCTAA
- a CDS encoding YdcF family protein, whose product MFFLLSKIFWLIAQPLSIILILLVAAMVGTFFHKRRMALSFIASAVVFTLVAGFSNFGAVLIAPLENRFERAALPDDLNTILVLGGSTYGRISAARGVSELNSAGDRFIEAVTLAQRFPQAQIVFSGGSGLIVAETETEAESAERIFVQLGIDRSRLILEGESRNTAENAAFTADQLKNSRGIALVTSAFHMPRSVGLFRAEGIEVLAWPTDYRSPGNESFGLDLANPLLNLEVLTVAMREWIGLVAYKVTGRIGDILPAPRQ is encoded by the coding sequence TTGTTCTTCCTGCTATCAAAGATTTTTTGGCTCATCGCTCAGCCATTAAGCATTATTTTGATACTCTTAGTCGCAGCGATGGTCGGCACCTTCTTCCATAAGCGAAGGATGGCATTGAGCTTTATCGCCTCCGCGGTTGTATTCACGCTGGTTGCCGGTTTCTCGAACTTTGGTGCGGTTTTAATTGCGCCGTTGGAAAATAGATTCGAGCGGGCAGCGCTTCCGGACGATCTCAACACAATCCTTGTTTTGGGTGGCTCTACCTATGGGCGGATCAGCGCGGCGCGGGGCGTTTCGGAGCTGAATAGCGCTGGGGATCGGTTTATCGAAGCTGTGACCCTAGCGCAGCGTTTCCCTCAGGCTCAGATCGTCTTTAGCGGCGGGTCCGGGTTGATTGTAGCCGAAACCGAAACAGAGGCGGAATCGGCCGAACGGATATTCGTTCAGCTCGGAATTGATCGATCGCGGCTTATTTTAGAAGGTGAGTCCCGGAACACGGCGGAAAACGCTGCGTTCACCGCAGACCAGCTTAAGAACAGCCGGGGCATCGCGCTGGTCACTTCAGCCTTTCACATGCCGCGATCTGTCGGTCTATTTCGCGCGGAAGGCATAGAGGTGCTTGCTTGGCCGACCGACTATAGGAGTCCCGGCAATGAGAGTTTTGGGTTGGACCTGGCAAATCCGCTCCTCAACCTTGAGGTTCTTACCGTTGCCATGCGCGAATGGATTGGCCTTGTGGCCTACAAGGTTACAGGAAGAATTGGGGATATCCTGCCTGCGCCAAGGCAATAA
- a CDS encoding amino acid ABC transporter ATP-binding protein, with protein MSQAEPVVNGANVVVELRNIHKSFGELEVLKGVSFTANEGQVISLIGSSGSGKSTLLRCINMLEVPNQGDVAIGGEVISLVGNGHARRIGDENQIRRIRSELGMVFQSFNLWAHMTVLENVMEAPLIVQKRQRAEVEAEARAMLDKVGIGAKADAYPSQLSGGQQQRAAIARALCINPRVMLFDEPTSALDPELGVEVLRVIKLLADEGRTMILVTHDMDFARSVSDHVIFLHQGLIEEEGTPDQVFGATKSARLKQFLNAANHD; from the coding sequence ATGAGTCAAGCCGAACCCGTTGTGAACGGGGCAAATGTCGTTGTCGAACTGCGGAATATCCATAAGTCCTTTGGTGAACTTGAGGTCTTAAAAGGCGTTTCGTTCACCGCGAATGAAGGTCAGGTCATCTCGTTGATCGGCTCGTCCGGCTCTGGCAAATCGACGCTTCTGCGCTGCATCAATATGCTTGAAGTGCCCAATCAAGGTGACGTTGCCATTGGTGGTGAAGTCATTTCACTGGTGGGCAACGGCCATGCGCGCCGTATCGGCGATGAAAATCAGATCCGTCGCATCCGTTCGGAACTGGGCATGGTGTTCCAGTCCTTCAATCTCTGGGCGCACATGACTGTTCTTGAGAACGTCATGGAAGCCCCTTTGATCGTTCAAAAGCGTCAGCGCGCCGAAGTAGAAGCAGAGGCTCGCGCCATGCTCGACAAGGTCGGCATCGGTGCTAAGGCGGACGCTTACCCATCGCAGCTGTCTGGCGGCCAACAACAACGCGCTGCAATTGCGCGCGCACTGTGCATCAACCCGCGCGTCATGCTGTTTGACGAACCCACCTCGGCTCTCGATCCGGAGTTGGGTGTTGAAGTACTACGCGTGATCAAGCTTCTCGCTGACGAGGGGCGCACCATGATCCTTGTGACCCACGATATGGATTTCGCACGGTCGGTTTCCGACCATGTGATCTTCCTGCATCAAGGGCTAATCGAGGAAGAGGGAACACCTGATCAGGTGTTTGGTGCAACCAAGTCGGCGCGTCTTAAACAATTCCTCAACGCAGCGAACCACGACTGA
- a CDS encoding transporter substrate-binding domain-containing protein translates to MKKIMFAAVAALALTGAVSAQETVRIATEGAYAPWNFLDDNGNAAGFEIELGNAICAEAGLTCEWILNDWDSIIPNLLAGNYDLIMAGMSITEERLKTIDFTQNYFPPDPSKYVAMAATELDYANLSGARVGVQGGTIQAGYAEEHHAANNTIITFATADQAMADLAAGNIDTILADGAYLEPVVAASGGAIEFKGENVLIGGGVGAGVRKDSEIKTKVDDAITALKKNGTVDTIIAKWFEGHGPYFAE, encoded by the coding sequence ATGAAGAAAATTATGTTTGCCGCCGTTGCCGCACTTGCGCTGACCGGCGCGGTCTCCGCACAGGAAACCGTCCGTATCGCAACTGAAGGTGCATATGCACCTTGGAACTTCCTCGATGACAACGGCAATGCTGCCGGTTTTGAAATCGAGCTGGGCAATGCAATCTGCGCTGAAGCAGGTCTCACCTGCGAGTGGATCCTGAACGACTGGGATTCGATCATCCCGAACCTGCTCGCTGGCAACTACGACCTGATCATGGCTGGCATGTCGATCACTGAAGAGCGTCTCAAGACGATCGACTTCACCCAGAACTACTTCCCGCCAGATCCGTCCAAGTATGTTGCTATGGCAGCGACCGAGCTTGATTATGCCAACCTCTCCGGCGCCCGCGTTGGCGTTCAGGGCGGCACCATTCAGGCTGGCTATGCCGAAGAACACCACGCGGCCAACAACACCATCATCACCTTCGCGACCGCCGACCAGGCGATGGCCGATCTTGCTGCAGGCAACATCGACACCATCCTCGCTGACGGCGCTTATCTTGAACCAGTCGTTGCAGCTTCTGGCGGCGCGATCGAATTCAAGGGCGAAAACGTGCTCATCGGTGGCGGCGTTGGCGCTGGCGTCCGCAAGGACTCCGAAATCAAGACCAAGGTTGATGACGCGATCACCGCTCTGAAGAAGAACGGCACCGTCGACACCATCATTGCGAAGTGGTTTGAAGGCCACGGCCCATATTTCGCTGAATAA